The nucleotide sequence GCAGTGGAAGAGGCTGGAGCAGATGCGGTCTCCCTGATCAATACCCTGGTGGGTATGGCAATAGATCTGGAGAAGAGAAAGCCGAGGCTTTCTAATATTACCGGGGGTCTTTCTGGGCCAGCAATTAAGCCTGTGGCTTTAGCTATGGTCTGGAAAACTGCCCAAAAGGTCAAAGTCCCGGTTATTGGGCTGGGCGGGATTATGAACACCCAGGACGCGCTGGAATTCATTTTGGCAGGAGCCTCGATGATCCAAGTCGGAACCGGGAATTTCGTTGATCCGGAATGCTCTATAAAAATCGTCGAGGGGTTGAAAGAATACTGTCAGGAAAAGAGGTTAAAAAGGATTGGAGACTTGGTAGGCAAATTAAAGGTATAATGTAGCGTTGCCACTCCTGTGGCAACGCATGAACTTAAAGTTTCCTAAGGAAAAATCTTACCATGAATGAAAGATTAATTCCACTATCATTGAAAAAAGATTACGTCGATTTCAGCCTAAGCTCATTTTTTAGATACAAAGACCATCTTGATCTAAGTTATAACCTCTTTAACACGCTATTTGAAATAATTGAAAAGAAT is from Candidatus Zixiibacteriota bacterium and encodes:
- a CDS encoding dihydroorotate dehydrogenase, whose product is DPKCAYDCIKAVRDNTTYPIIAKLSPNVADIVEIALAVEEAGADAVSLINTLVGMAIDLEKRKPRLSNITGGLSGPAIKPVALAMVWKTAQKVKVPVIGLGGIMNTQDALEFILAGASMIQVGTGNFVDPECSIKIVEGLKEYCQEKRLKRIGDLVGKLKV